The genomic window GAGCACGTAGTCATGACAAAGGGCGAGCACTACGCCGCCAGCGGCTGCGTGACCATTGACGGCGGCGATGGTGGGCATGGGGAGGGAGATGAAGGCTAGGACGAGCTGCTTGAGGTAGTCGAGTAAAAGGTTGAAGCGTTGTTGGGTTTCTTCATCGGATCCTGCAGCGTTGACCCAATCGAGGTCGAAGCCATTGCAGAAGAACTTGCCATGCGACACAGTGACAAGAGCTGAACCACGGGTTGACTCAGCCTTGGCTCGTGAAAGTGCTGAAATGATGGAGCTGAACAGGTTGGGGTTGAGCCGGTGCTCGCCGTTTTGGCCGGTGAGGATGAGTATGAAAAGGTTTCCACGTTTTTCTAAGGAACACATGCTGGATTGGCACTTAAAATTGTAAAGCTACAAAAGCTGGCGCTAATTGCAACAAATGATGAACTGATCCAAATTAAATCCAAGATTAAAAGGCTTGTAAGACTATTCTATTGAAGATCTAGCCTGATCTTCAACATAATTAAAGTTGGGTGCTCGGAAGTAACATGTTTGACTTTAAAATTCTCGAGTTTTGTGtcct from Gossypium hirsutum isolate 1008001.06 unplaced genomic scaffold, Gossypium_hirsutum_v2.1 scaffold_1399, whole genome shotgun sequence includes these protein-coding regions:
- the LOC121227707 gene encoding enoyl-CoA delta isomerase 2, peroxisomal-like, giving the protein MCSLEKRGNLFILILTGQNGEHRLNPNLFSSIISALSRAKAESTRGSALVTVSHGKFFCNGFDLDWVNAAGSDEETQQRFNLLLDYLKQLVLAFISLPMPTIAAVNGHAAAGGVVLALCHDYVLMRRHRSVLYMIDLDLGIKIPEPFMALFRAKIS